In Euphorbia lathyris chromosome 10, ddEupLath1.1, whole genome shotgun sequence, a single genomic region encodes these proteins:
- the LOC136208660 gene encoding protein ESMERALDA 1, which produces MHAKIRLPSSGHTTPSPPQSPLRSPRYRPGNSRSKRFTPTPIPPGRTLAHRLAWVLLSVLLRRQGIFLFAPLIYISGMLLYMGTVSFDVVPVIKHKPAPGSIYRSPHLYLKLRPEIDADNSSVDALSTIWKNSYRSGEWRSCVNKSSGGVPESNGYIYVEANGGLNQQRTSICNAVAVAGYLNATLLIPNFHFHSIWRDPSKFKDIYDEDFFINTLENDVQIVDNIPEYLMERFDRNMSNVYNFRVKAWSPIQYYKDVVLPKLLEEKVIRISPFANRLSFDAPPAVQRLRCLANYEALRFSNPILTLGETLVARMKESSANHGRKYVSVHLRFEEDMVAFSCCVFDGGEQEEQDMRAARERGWKGKFTKPGRTIRPGAIRLNGKCPLTPLEVGLMLRGMGFDRNTFIYLASGRIYNAEKYMAPLLEMFPNLQTKEMLASEDELAPFKNYSSRMAAIDYTVCLHSEVFVTTQGGNFPHFLMGHRRFLYGGHSKTIRPDKRKLAVLLDNPNLGWKSFKRHMLSMRSHSDAKGFEMKRPNDSIYSFPCPDCMCRMNKTESKPKAA; this is translated from the exons ATGCACGCAAAGATCAGGTTACCGAGCAGCGGCCACACCACTCCCTCACCGCCACAATCGCCGCTTCGTTCTCCCAGGTATCGCCCCGGGAACAGTCGTTCCAAGCGTTTTACTCCCACGCCCATCCCCCCAGGTCGGACCCTCGCCCATCGTCTCGCTTGGGTTCTTCTTTCTGTTCTTCTTCGCCGCCAGGGGATTTTCTTGTTTGCCCCTCTTATTTACATCTCTGGTATGCTTTTGTATATGGGAACCGTCTCCTTTGATGTCGTTCCGGTTATTAAGCACAAGCCTGCTCCGGGCTCCATTTATCGGAGTCCTCACCTTTATCTCAAGCTCCGACCTGAAATCGATGCGGATAATTCCTCTGTTGATGCG CTATCAACCATATGGAAAAACTCATATAGAAGTGGTGAGTGGAGGTCGTGTGTGAACAAGTCTTCAGGAG GCGTACCTGAATCAAATGGTTACATATATGTTGAGGCGAATGGTGGCCTGAATCAGCAGAGGACATCG ATATGCAATGCAGTTGCTGTGGCAGGCTATTTAAATGCAACACTTCTAATCCCAAATTTTCACTTTCATAGCATCTGGAGAGATCCCAG CAAATTTAAAGACATTTATGACGAGGATTTCTTCATCAATACCTTGGAAAATGATGTACAGATAGTTGACAATATTCCTGAATATCTTATGGAACGCTTTGATCGTAACATGTCCAATGTCTACAACTTCAGAGTGAAAGCATGGTCACCCATTCAGTACTACAAGGACGTTGTCCTTCCAAAGCTTCTGGAAGAAAA GGTCATAAGGATTTCTCCATTTGCAAATCGATTGTCATTCGATGCTCCTCCTGCTGTCCAAAGACTTAGATGTTTGGCAAACTATGAAGCCTTAAGATTTTCAAATCCTATATTAACTTTGGGAGAAACTCTAGTTGCAAGAATGAAAGAAAGCAGTGCAAACCATGGTAGAAAGTATGTTTCTGTTCATCTTCGCTTTGAGGAG GACATGGTTGCGTTCTCTTGTTGTGTATTTGACGGTGGAGAGCAAGAAGAACAAGACATGAGGGCAGCAAGAGAAAGAGGTTGGAAAGGGAAATTTACGAAGCCTGGTCGTACAATACGTCCTGGAGCAATCAGGCTCAATGGGAAGTGTCCCCTTACTCCTTTAGAG GTAGGCTTGATGCTTAGGGGAATGGGATTTGACAGAAACACATTTATCTATTTGGCATCTGGGAGGATATATAATGCTGAAAAATATATGGCCCCGCTGTTGGAAATGTTCCCTAATTTGCAAACAAAAGAAATGCTGGCTTCAGAGGATGAACTTGCTCCATTCAAg AACTATTCTTCTAGGATGGCAGCGATAGACTACACTGTTTGTCTTCATAGTGAAGTATTTGTTACAACTCAAGGTGGGAATTTTCCGCATTTTCTCATGGGCCATAGAAGATTTTTGTATGGTGGGCATTCCAAGACAATCAGGCCAGACAAGAGGAAATTAGCAGTGCTCTTAGATAATCCAAATCTTGG ATGGAAGAGTTTTAAGCGACATATGCTGAGTATGAGGTCTCACAGTGATGCAAAGGgatttgaaatgaaaaggcCAAATGATTCTATATATTCATTTCCGTGCCCAGATTGCATGTGTCGAATGAACAAGACAGAATCAAAACCAAAAGCTGCGTGA